A part of Scyliorhinus canicula unplaced genomic scaffold, sScyCan1.1, whole genome shotgun sequence genomic DNA contains:
- the LOC119959317 gene encoding zinc finger protein 239-like produces MSCVCGEDFNESSKLERHKDTGIMEKPWKCEDCGKGFSYPSLLENHRRIQTGERLFTCSVCGGGFIQSSGLWSHQRIHTEEKLFICISCGKWFRHSSALTVHQRTHTGEKPFGCSECGKGFTQSFHLLSHQRVHRGERPFTCSVCGKGFTGSSHLLSHQRVHIKEKPFSCTSCGKSFRQASSLIVHQRLHTTERPFTCFVCGKGFTVLPTLLRHQRIHTEEKPFSCTSCGMSFRQSSNLTAHQRTHTGERPFTCSVCGKGFNRSSNLTAHHRTHTGEKPFTCSVCGKGFAKSFNLLAHQRTHTKKPFNCCVCGKGFTQSRCLQKHQQVHQ; encoded by the coding sequence ATGTCCTGCGTGTGTGGAGAAGACTTCAACGAATcatccaagttggagagacacaaggacactggcatcatggagaaaccatggaaatgtgaagactgtgggaaaggattcagttatCCTTCCCTGCTGGAAAACCATCGACGCATTCaaactggggagaggctgttcacctgctctgtgtgtggggggggattcattcagtcatctggCCTTTGGTCtcaccagcggattcacactgagGAAAAGCTATTCATCTGCATCTCCTGTGGAAAGTGGTTCAGGCATTCTTCAGCACTCACtgtacatcaacgcactcacactggggagaagccgtttggctgctccgagtgtgggaagggattcactcagtcatttcacctgctgtcacaccagcgtgttcatagaggtgagaggccgttcacctgctctgtgtgtgggaagggattcactggatCATCCCACTTgctgtcacaccagcgagttcacattaaggagaaaccattcagctgcacttCCTGTGGAAAGAGTTTCAGACAGGCATCCTCCCTCATTGTACACCAGCGGCTCCATACTACGGAAAGACCGTTTACTTGctttgtgtgtgggaaaggattcacagtTTTACCCACCCTTCTGAGACACCAACGAATTCACACTGAagagaaaccattcagctgcacCTCCTGTGGAATGAGTTTCAGGCAGTCATCCAACCTCACTgctcaccaacgcactcacactggagagagaccgttcacatgctccgtgtgtgggaagggattcaatcggTCGTCCAACCTCACTGCTCACCatcgcactcacactggggagaaaccgtttacctgctcagtgtgtgggaagggattcgcaaaGTCTTTCAACTTGCTggcacaccaacgcactcacactaaGAAACCATTcaattgctgtgtgtgtgggaagggattcactcagtcacgaTGCCTCCAGAAACATCAGCAAGTTCATCAATGA